Proteins encoded in a region of the Triplophysa rosa linkage group LG14, Trosa_1v2, whole genome shotgun sequence genome:
- the slc47a4 gene encoding solute carrier family 47 member 4: MDVSGSRTEAPSMEPSAKLFCCHFVRRCIPLVFKEELYHILRMTGPLLVCRFLNFLLFFVVTMFCGRLGNTVLAGYAMASATINVTAAATGLGLALACDTLVSQTFGSKNLIRVGVILQRGILILMLFSLPCWALLVNTQPLLLLLGQDPEVARIAQIYVVMYLPAIPAMFLYQLQLSYLQNQGVIKPQMYASAVTNVANVLVNYILLYWWDFGVYGSAAANSFAQVLSCFSLFCFIRWRKLHEKTWGGWSSEALQDWGSYMKLAIPSTLMTCFEWWIYEVGGFLAGMLSEVDLAAQHVVIMLAYINYMIPLGMQGAACIRVGNALGAGETAAAILTSKVSLICAAVLAIFQGLILGSTKTVIGFMFTSDESIVALVSELLNIYCPLQFFNGLLCVGMGILIGTGQQKIAAIANLFGYYCIGLPLSIVLMFTAKLQVAGFWLGLLIAVFLLAIFFIVAIFRLNWKKMTEEAIERTGKRANGDFQNEFCSNPRNSFYQVVLNAENGNGYMVVSSQDRDAEQTNTVVENGSRASPEEEKPTELLSTSQLILRRGLITLAALFILAVGVVVHLKVPLPEVSYVANYTLNSNLTATTPVYSTIII; the protein is encoded by the exons ATGGATGTCTCCGGTTCCAGAACTGAAGCCCCATCAATGGAGCCCAGTGCCAAGCTGTTTTGCTGTCATTTCGTGAGGCGTTGCATACCTCTGGTCTTTAAAGAAGAACTCTACCACATCCTGCGCATGACTGGACCCCTG cTTGTGTGTCGGTTCTTGAATTTCCTCCTTTTCTTTGTGGTGACAATGTTCTGTGGACGCCTGGGGAACACTGTGCTTGCAGGCTATGCCATGGCTTCAGCT accATCAATGTAACCGCTGCAGCAACGGGGTTAGGACTAGCTTTGGCTTGTGACACATTGGTATCACAG ACCTTTGGGAGTAAGAACCTTATCCGTGTAGGCGTCATCCTGCAGAGAGGTATCTTGATTCTGATGCTTTTCAGTTTGCCCTGCTGGGCTTTACTGGTGAACACACAGCCCCTCCTCCTTCTGCTGGGGCAAGACCCCGAGGTGGCCAG GATAGCTCAGATTTATGTGGTTATGTATCTGCCAGCAATTCCG GCCATGTTTCTGTATCAACTGCAGCTGTCATATCTTCAGAACCAg GGTGTGATCAAGCCTCAGATGTATGCGTCAGCTGTCACCAATGTTGCCAATGTTTTAGTAAACTACATCTTGCTCTACTGGTGGGATTTTGGCGTTTA TGGGTCTGCTGCAGCAAACAGCTTCGCTCAAGTTTTAAGCTGCTTTTcgctgttttgttttattcgcTGGAGGAAGCTACATGAGAAAACCTGGGGAG GGTGGTCATCTGAGGCCCTGCAGGACTGGGGGTCTTACATGAAGCTGGCCATTCCTAGCACCCTCATGACCTGTTTTGAATGGTGGATCTATGAAGTTGGAGGATTTTTGGCAG GAATGTTGAGTGAAGTGGATCTGGCTGCTCAACATGTGGTTATAATGCTGGCATACATCAACTACATG ATCCCATTAGGAATGCAAGGTGCAGCGTGTATTCGTGTTGGAAATGCACTCGGCGCTGGGGAAACCGCCGCAGCCATCCTCACCAGCAAGGTGTCCCTTATCTGTGCAG CTGTACTGGCAATCTTTCAAGGTCTTATTTTGGGCTCCACAAAAACAGTCATTGGCTTTATGTTCACGTCAGATGA GAGTATAGTAGCGCTTGTGTCTGAGCTTCTGAACATCTACTGCCCTCTTCAGTTCTTCAACGGACTATTG TGTGTTGGCATGGGCATTCTGATTGGCACCGGGCAACAGAAGATTGCTGCTATTGCTAACCTGTTCGGTTACTACTGCATTGGGCTCCCGTTAAGCATTGTTCTGATGTTCACCGCCAAACTACAAGTTGCTG GCTTTTGGTTGGGGCTCCTCATTGCCGTCTTTTTGCTAGCGATTTTTTTCATAGTGGCCATCTTCAGATTAAACTGGAAGAAAATGACAGAGGAG GCAATTGAGCGAACAGGCAAGCGTGCAAATGGAGATTTTCAAAATGAGTTTTGCTCTAACCCACGCAACAGCTTCTACCAGGTGGTCCTCAATGCAGag AATGGAAATGGATATATGGTTGTGAGCTCTCAAGATCGTGATGCTGAACAAACCAATACTGTTGTAGAGAATGGGTCAAGAGCAAGTCCTGAGGAAGAGAAGCCCACAGAGCTGTTGTCTACCTCTCAGCTCATTTTAAGGAGGGGTTTGATCACCCTGGCTGCTCTTTTTATTCTGGCTGTGGGGGTCGTTGTTCATCTCAAAGTGCCTCTACCAGAAGTGTCTTATGTGGCAAACTATACTCTGAACTCAAACCTTACAGCCACCACACCCGTCTATTCCACCATCATCATTTAA
- the LOC130565140 gene encoding multidrug and toxin extrusion protein 1, which produces MDVSSPRTVAVSIETSSKLFCCRSMRLIPLVYREELYHILRMTGPLVASRILNYLLPFVITMFCGRLGNSVLAGYGMASATINITTAATGGGLALAADTLISQTFGGKNLLRLGVILQRSVLILLLFCLPCWALLINTHPILLLLGQDPEVARIAQLYVVFYLPAVPAMFLHQLQVAYLQNQGVILPQMYAAIAANNANVMTNYILFNWLDLGLYGSAAANTISQIYICAFLFLYMYWKKLHIYTWGGWSCDSLQEWDGYMKLAIPSTMMLCFEWWIYEVGGFLAGALSESDLAAQHAVIMLAFINYMFPLGIQGAACVRVGNALGAGDTAGAIRTCKVSLTCTAALAVLQGLVLVSTKTVIGFLFTSDRHIVWLVSKLLNVYCVLQFFDGLVCVSMGILLGSRQQKIAAVANFFGYYCIGLPLGISLMFAAKLEVIGFWLGLLICVCVQSSFFILVIFKLNWERVTKEAVERARKSKVSDMTTARHSENGDEYMTVSSRDGDERHSSSVVHEGPGVIQEKEEPTGLLPISQIILRRGLTTLAALLILAAGIAVHLNVPLPEVSYGANATLDSNITTTSPIIHSPSISV; this is translated from the exons ATGGACGTTTCGAGTCCCAGGACCGTAGCTGTGTCAATAGAGACCAGTTCCAAACTGTTTTGCTGTAGATCCATGAGGCTGATCCCTCTGGTGTACAGAGAGGAGCTCTACCACATCCTGCGCATGACTGGACCCCTG GTTGCGTCGCGCATTCTGAATTATCTTCTACCGTTTGTCATAACCATGTTTTGTGGTCGCTTGGGAAACAGTGTGCTGGCTGGTTATGGAATGGCCTCAGCT ACGATAAACATCACAACAGCAGCTACAGGAGGAGGTCTAGCATTAGCAGCTGATACTCTTATCTCACAG ACGTTTGGTGGGAAGAACCTGCTACGTCTTGGTGTGATCCTGCAGAGAAGTGTCTTGATTCTCCTGCTCTTCTGTCTGCCCTGTTGGGCTTTACTCATCAACACCCATCCCATTCTTCTGCTGCTGGGACAGGACCCGGAAGTGGCCAG GATAGCTCAACTCTATGTGGTCTTTTACCTGCCAGCAGTTCCC GCTATGTTTTTACATCAGTTGCAAGTGGCCTATCTTCAAAACCAG GGTGTGATTCTGCCTCAGATGTATGCAGCCATTGCAGCCAACAATGCCAATGTGATGACAAACTACATCCTTTTTAACTGGTTGGACCTTGGATTATA TGGCTCCGCTGCGGCTAACACCATCTCACAGATCTATATTTGTGCTTTCCTGTTTTTATATATGTACTGGAAGAAGCTGCACATCTACACGTGGGGAG GCTGGTCATGTGACTCGCTGCAGGAGTGGGATGGATACATGAAACTGGCCATCCCCAGTACAATGATGCTGTGCTTTGAGTGGTGGATTTATGAAGTTGGAGGTTTTTTAGCAGGTGCTTT GAGTGAGTCGGATCTTGCGGCTCAACATGCAGTCATTATGCTGGCTTTTATAAACTACATG TTTCCGCTGGGGATTCAAGGTGCTGCATGTGTTCGTGTAGGCAACGCGCTTGGAGCTGGAGATACTGCTGGAGCAATCCGCACCTGCAAAGTGTCCCTCACCTGCACAG CTGCTTTGGCTGTTTTGCAAGGTCTTGTGTTAGTATCCACAAAAACAGTGATTGGTTTCTTGTTTACATCAGACAG GCATATTGTGTGGCTTGTTTCCAAACTCCTGAACGTCTACTGTGTACTTCAGTTTTTTGATGGTCTTGTT TGTGTCAGCATGGGTATTCTCCTCGGCTCTCGACAGCAGAAGATCGCAGCTGTAGCTAACTTCTTCGGGTATTACTGCATCGGACTTCCACTCGGCATTTCTCTCATGTTTGCGGCCAAATTAGAAGTCATTG GCTTTTGGCTTGGGCTGCTCATCTGCGTCTGCGTGCAGTCCAGCTTTTTCATCTTAGTCATTTTTAAACTTAACTGGGAGAGAGTGACCAAAGAG GCAGTGGAACGGGCCAGAAAGAGTAAAGTCTCTGACATGACAACAGCGAGGCACAGTGAG AATGGGGATGAGTACATGACTGTGAGTTCTCGAGATGGGGATGAAAGACACAGCAGTTCTGTGGTACATGAGGGTCCGGGAGTGATTCAGGAAAAGGAAGAACCCACAGGTCTGCTCCCGATCTCTCAGATCATCCTCCGGAGGGGTCTGACTACCCTGGCTGCTCTTCTTATCCTAGCTGCTGGGATTGCTGTTCATCTCAACGTGCCCTTACCGGAAGTGTCTTATGGAGCAAATGCTACTTTGGACTCAAACATTACCACAACTTCACCCATCATCCATTCACCTTCAATATCAGTTTGA